In one window of Festucalex cinctus isolate MCC-2025b chromosome 14, RoL_Fcin_1.0, whole genome shotgun sequence DNA:
- the LOC144001731 gene encoding equilibrative nucleoside transporter 1-like, with amino-acid sequence MTAMSSPRDKYYAVWLIFFILGLGTLLPWNFFMTATMYFTSRLKDPPNELAANRTANGTLDDGGDTRNVLESKFNNMMALCSMVPMLIFTCLNSFIHQRIPQKLRILGSLVVILVVFLLTALLVKVDVAPLPFFTLTMIKIILINSFGAILQGSLFGLAGILPASYTTPIMSGQGLAGAFAALSMICALASGSALRDSAFGYFITACFVILTAIIAYLTLPRMEFFRYYMESNGSRSSTDDENRMDLLKQENAEKRPVVSLTEDDGKAGVSVLKIFRKIWVMALSVCFVFTITLGTFPAVTVEVKSTVANGGSWETYFIPVSCFLLFNVMDWAGRSLTAVCMWPGKDSRWLPALVVLRMLFVPLFMLCNVQPRYYLPVVFSHDAWYIAFMVLFSFSNGYLASLCMCFGPKKVSQHEAETAGAVMAFFLSLGLALGAAFSFPFRAII; translated from the exons ATGACCGCCATGAGCTCACCCAGAGACAA ATACTATGCGGTGTGGCTCATATTTTTCATCCTGGGCTTGGGAACCCTCCTGCCGTGGAACTTCTTCATGACGGCCACCATG TACTTCACCAGCAGGCTGAAGGACCCGCCCAACGAGCTCGCCGCCAATCGGACGGCGAACGGCACGCTGGACGACGGCGGCGACACCCGCAACGTCTTGGAGTCCAAGTTCAACAACATGATGGCGCTGTGCTCCATGGTGCCGATGCTCATCTTTACCTGCCTCAACTCTTTCATCCACCAGAG GATCCCTCAGAAGCTTCGCATCTTGGGCAGCCTGGTGGTGATCCTGGTGGTCTTCCTGCTGACTGCGTTGCTGGTCAAGGTGGACGTGGCCCCGCTGCCCTTCTTCACCCTCACCATGATCAAGATCATCTTGATCAACT CGTTCGGGGCAATTCTGCAGGGCAGCCTGTTCGGCCTGGCGGGGATCCTGCCCGCCTCCTACACGACGCCCATCATGAGCGGCCAGGGCCTCGCCGGGGCGTTTGCCGCCCTCTCCATGATCTGCGCCCTGGCCT cCGGCTCGGCCCTGCGTGACAGCGCCTTCGGCTACTTCATCACGGCCTGCTTCGTTATTCTCACCGCCATCATCGCCTACCTCACTCTGCCCAGGATG GAGTTTTTCCGTTACTACATGGAGAGCAACGGATCCAGGTCGTCTACCGACGACGAGAACAGGATGGACCTCCTCAAGCAAG AGAACGCCGAGAAGAGGCCGGTGGTGAGTCTGACGGAAGACGACGGCAAAGCGGGCGTGTCCGTGCTCAAAATATTCCGtaag ATCTGGGTGATGGCGCTGTCCGTGTGCTTCGTCTTCACCATCACCCTCGGGACGTTCCCGGCCGTCACCGTCGAGGTCAAGTCCACGGTGGCCAACGGGGGCAGCTGGG AAACATACTTCATCCCCGTGTCGTGTTTCCTCCTCTTCAACGTGATGGACTGGGCTGGCCGCAGTTTGACGGCCGTCTGCATGTGG CCTGGCAAGGACAGCCGGTGGCTCCCGGCGCTGGTGGTGTTGCGAATGCTGTTCGTGCCGCTCTTCATGCTGTGTAACGTGCAGCCCCGCTACTACCTGCCCGTGGTCTTCTCGCACGACGCCTGGTACATCGCCTTCATGGTCCTCTTCTCCTTCTCCAACGGCTACCTAGCCAGCCTCTGCATGTGCTTCGGACCCAA GAAAGTGTCGCAGCACGAGGCGGAGACGGCGGGGGCTGTCATGGCCTTCTTCCTGTCCCTGGGCTTGGCGCTGGGGGCCGCCTTCTCCTTCCCCTTCCGTGCCAtcatctaa